The Streptococcus suis DNA window CTTCCAGGAGAACCGGTGAAACCTAAAGTAGCTATTATGTAGGAGGAATAGAATGACTAAATTTAAAACTTTAAGTCAATCAGAACTTCAAAATACAAATGGTGGGAGCATTTTAATTCCAGTACCAGTCATCTGGT harbors:
- a CDS encoding bacteriocin — encoded protein: MTKFKTLSQSELQNTNGGSILIPVPVIWSKKIAEWLIKTLK